In Drosophila pseudoobscura strain MV-25-SWS-2005 chromosome 4, UCI_Dpse_MV25, whole genome shotgun sequence, the following proteins share a genomic window:
- the LOC4817150 gene encoding uncharacterized protein C1orf50 homolog: MKRATTMDQLTYTTAVKKAQLVERNPQSLLDPLRVSMHDQEDIIALAQQIQNADKQLKHTTCHKLGVIMDQIKMLQAQAMEILKESNVNRDLHNAACNFTKKPGQIYHLYQRASGQTYFSMLSPEEWNHSVDQTYKGSYRLEFDLSWTPLDKIKQQDERLKWAEECMEKALDSGRSAMAIDFNINNE, translated from the exons ATGAAAAGGGCTACCACAATGGATCAGTTGACATACACCACAGCAGTTAAAAAGG CACAACTGGTGGAGAGAAATCCACAGTCTCTGTTAGATCCCTTGCGAGTTTCTATGCATGACCAGGAGGACATCATTGCTTTGGCTCAACAAATCCAGAATGCGGACAAGCAACTCAAACACACCACTTGTCACAAACTTGGAGTAATAATGGATCAA ATCAAGATGCTGCAAGCACAGGCCATGGAAATATTGAAAGAGTCCAATGTGAACCGTGACCTGCACAATGCCGCTTGCAACTTTACCAAAAAACCTGGACAAATCTATCATCTTTATCAAAGGGCATCAGGTCAAACCTATTTCAGCATGCTCTCGCCGGAA GAATGGAATCATTCGGTAGACCAGACGTACAAAGGTAGCTATAGACTCGAATTTGACTTAAGTTGGACACCGCTGGACAAGATAAAACAGCAAGACGAAAGGCTCAAATGGGCGGAGGAATGCATGGAGAAGGCATTGGACAGTGGACGCTCGGCTATGGCTATTGACTTTAATATTAACAATGAATAA